Proteins from a single region of Streptomyces glaucescens:
- a CDS encoding FdhF/YdeP family oxidoreductase — translation MSKRPDDGSREPLTVSPPKKWAAGVPAVMHALEYSLEQTSPLRTGETLLTMNQVDGIDCPGCAWADPSPGHRHRNEYCENGAKHINDEATTRRITRDFFLEHPVSALAQRSDMWLNQQGRLTEPMVKRPGSDTYEPISWHDAFGLLSSELTSLDSPDEAVFYTSGRASNEAAFVLQLFARAFGTNNLPDCSNMCHESSGFALHETLGTGKGTVGLEDIHHADLIFLVGQNPGSNHPRQLSALEQAKRNGARVIAVNPLPEAGLLRFRNPQKAHGVIGNGTRIADRFLHIRGGGDLALFQGLNRLLLEAEDARPGHVLDHDFIRTHTDGFEDFSRHARTIGWDDILTATGLTREEIEQVRDEVLRSERVIVCWAMGLTQHRHAVPTIREIVNFLMLRGNLGRAGAGACPVRGHSNVQGDRTMGIWEQMPDSFLDALKQEFGFDPPRAHGLDSVNAIKAMREGRIKFFLSLAGNFVRAAPDSAVTEEALRSCRLTAHISTKLNRSHTVCGRTALMLPALGRTERDFQAGGEQFVTVENSMSEVHTSRGRLKPASPLLLSEVAILCRLARRTLDGTGNIPWDAFEADYGEIRDRISRIVPGLHDFNRRVVRPGGIRLPNTVNEGVFQTPVGKARFTCNAWDMPRVPEGHLLLQTLRSHDQWNTVPYTSDDRYRGIHGSRRVVLVNRADLTELGLADSDHVDLVSVWTDGTERRAEDFQVVAYPAKRGCAAAYYPETNVLVPLDSVAESSNQPTYKGIVVRLEPTRRRPAPASQ, via the coding sequence ATGTCGAAGAGGCCCGACGACGGTTCCAGGGAGCCGCTCACCGTGTCGCCGCCCAAGAAGTGGGCGGCGGGAGTGCCGGCGGTGATGCACGCGCTGGAGTACTCCCTCGAGCAGACCTCCCCCCTGCGGACGGGAGAGACACTGCTGACGATGAACCAGGTGGACGGCATCGACTGTCCCGGCTGTGCCTGGGCCGACCCGTCTCCGGGCCACCGGCACCGCAACGAGTACTGCGAGAACGGCGCCAAGCACATCAACGACGAGGCGACCACACGGCGCATCACCCGCGACTTCTTCCTCGAGCACCCGGTCTCCGCCCTCGCCCAGCGGTCCGACATGTGGCTGAACCAGCAGGGACGGCTCACGGAACCCATGGTCAAGCGGCCCGGTTCCGACACCTACGAGCCGATCAGCTGGCACGACGCCTTCGGGCTGCTCTCCTCGGAGCTGACGTCCCTCGACTCACCCGACGAGGCGGTCTTCTACACCTCGGGCAGGGCCAGCAACGAGGCCGCCTTCGTGCTGCAGCTCTTCGCCAGGGCGTTCGGCACCAACAACCTGCCCGACTGCAGCAACATGTGTCACGAGTCCAGTGGCTTCGCCCTGCACGAGACCCTGGGCACCGGCAAGGGCACGGTCGGTCTCGAGGACATCCACCACGCCGACCTGATCTTCCTGGTGGGCCAGAACCCCGGGTCGAACCACCCACGCCAGCTCTCCGCGCTGGAACAGGCCAAACGGAACGGCGCCCGTGTCATCGCGGTGAATCCACTGCCCGAGGCCGGACTGCTGCGGTTCAGGAACCCGCAGAAGGCGCACGGGGTGATCGGGAACGGAACCCGGATCGCCGACCGGTTCCTGCACATCCGCGGCGGCGGGGACCTGGCACTGTTCCAGGGCCTGAACCGGCTGCTGCTGGAGGCCGAGGACGCCCGGCCCGGCCACGTGCTGGACCACGACTTCATCCGTACGCACACCGACGGGTTCGAGGACTTCTCGCGGCACGCCCGCACCATCGGGTGGGACGACATCCTCACGGCGACCGGTCTGACCCGCGAAGAGATCGAACAGGTCCGGGACGAGGTGCTGCGCAGCGAGCGCGTCATCGTCTGCTGGGCCATGGGACTGACACAGCACAGGCACGCCGTTCCCACCATCCGGGAGATCGTCAACTTCCTGATGCTGCGCGGCAACCTCGGCAGGGCGGGCGCCGGAGCCTGCCCCGTGCGCGGGCACAGCAACGTACAGGGCGACCGCACGATGGGCATCTGGGAGCAGATGCCGGACTCCTTCCTGGACGCACTGAAGCAGGAGTTCGGCTTCGACCCGCCGCGCGCCCACGGGCTGGACTCGGTGAACGCGATCAAGGCGATGCGCGAGGGCCGGATCAAGTTCTTCCTCTCCCTCGCCGGCAACTTCGTCCGGGCCGCGCCCGACAGCGCGGTCACCGAGGAGGCCCTGCGCTCGTGCCGCCTGACCGCCCACATCTCCACCAAGCTCAACCGGTCGCACACCGTGTGCGGCCGTACCGCGCTGATGCTGCCGGCCCTGGGCCGCACCGAACGGGACTTCCAGGCCGGCGGCGAGCAGTTCGTCACCGTGGAGAACTCGATGAGCGAGGTGCACACCTCACGCGGACGGCTGAAGCCGGCCTCCCCCCTGCTGCTCAGCGAGGTCGCCATCCTGTGCCGGCTCGCCCGCCGCACGCTCGACGGCACGGGGAACATCCCCTGGGACGCGTTCGAGGCCGACTACGGGGAGATCCGCGACCGTATCTCCCGCATCGTCCCCGGACTGCACGACTTCAACCGGCGCGTGGTGCGTCCCGGCGGCATCAGGCTGCCCAACACGGTCAACGAGGGCGTGTTCCAGACACCGGTCGGCAAGGCACGGTTCACCTGCAACGCCTGGGACATGCCGCGCGTCCCCGAGGGGCACCTGCTGCTGCAGACCCTGCGCTCGCACGACCAGTGGAACACCGTCCCCTACACGAGCGACGACCGCTACCGCGGCATCCACGGCAGCCGCCGGGTCGTCCTCGTCAACCGGGCGGACCTGACCGAACTGGGCCTCGCCGACAGCGACCACGTCGACCTGGTCAGCGTGTGGACGGACGGCACCGAGCGGCGCGCCGAGGACTTCCAGGTCGTCGCCTACCCGGCCAAGCGCGGTTGCGCGGCCGCGTACTATCCCGAGACCAACGTCCTGGTGCCGCTCGACAGTGTGGCGGAATCCAGCAACCAGCCCACGTACAAGGGCATCGTCGTCCGTCTGGAGCCGACACGTCGCAGGCCCGCCCCGGCGTCGCAGTGA
- a CDS encoding restriction endonuclease, whose protein sequence is MTAGVGDVGEAEQSGGVAVVDRVAKGVEVGVGLAVLAGGARLHRRQQEARWEAVRAQGLRYGLSQLDALHHSRFEEAVRDLMRRDGCRDATRVGGGGDLGADVKATDPYGRRWVIQCKHRRNGLAGSAVGTPDLQVLNGTARQVHGADVAVIVTNGRVTAPAIAFAKQQHLHVVDRHTLEVWASGSRPLWELLRAVPPPRKPTTLS, encoded by the coding sequence ATCACTGCCGGTGTCGGGGATGTCGGAGAAGCTGAACAGTCCGGTGGGGTCGCTGTTGTTGATCGGGTCGCCAAGGGCGTAGAGGTAGGGGTTGGTCTCGCGGTGCTGGCCGGCGGCGCCCGGCTCCACCGCAGGCAGCAGGAGGCGCGGTGGGAAGCCGTTCGCGCGCAAGGCCTACGCTACGGCCTGTCCCAACTGGACGCCCTCCATCACTCGCGGTTCGAAGAGGCGGTGCGTGACCTGATGCGCCGCGACGGCTGCCGGGACGCGACCCGCGTCGGAGGCGGCGGCGACCTCGGCGCCGACGTGAAAGCCACCGACCCCTACGGGCGGCGCTGGGTGATCCAGTGCAAACACCGGCGCAACGGTCTCGCCGGCTCCGCCGTGGGCACGCCGGACCTCCAGGTCCTCAACGGCACGGCCCGGCAGGTCCACGGTGCCGACGTCGCGGTCATCGTGACCAACGGACGGGTCACCGCACCCGCCATAGCCTTCGCCAAGCAGCAGCACCTCCATGTGGTCGACCGCCACACCCTGGAAGTCTGGGCCTCCGGCTCACGCCCGCTGTGGGAGCTCCTGCGTGCCGTCCCTCCACCTCGGAAGCCGACGACGCTCTCCTGA
- a CDS encoding class I SAM-dependent methyltransferase, which yields MSQTPVDPVAHNRLAWDREVEEGNEWSRPVGPEVIAKARAGQWSIVLIGYEPVDPTWFPPEITGCDVLCLASGGGQQGPVLAAAGARVTVFDNSPRQLAQDEMVAAREGLDLRTVLGDARDLSPFPDASFDLVVHPVSNLFIPELAPVWRECHRVLRPGGTLLSGFLNPDVYLFDAESMEARGELVVRHRLPYSDLTHLEPAERERLWGLDAPVEYSHTLTDQLGGQIAAGFAITGFTEAPHHSDATAGWLSGYFATKAVKAGAGH from the coding sequence ATGAGCCAGACTCCCGTCGATCCCGTCGCGCACAACCGTCTCGCCTGGGACCGCGAGGTGGAGGAGGGCAACGAGTGGTCACGCCCGGTCGGCCCCGAGGTGATCGCGAAGGCGCGGGCCGGCCAGTGGTCCATCGTCCTGATCGGATACGAGCCGGTCGACCCGACCTGGTTCCCGCCGGAGATCACCGGTTGCGACGTGCTCTGCCTCGCCTCCGGCGGCGGGCAGCAGGGTCCGGTGCTGGCCGCGGCGGGCGCGCGGGTGACCGTCTTCGACAACTCGCCCCGCCAACTGGCGCAGGACGAGATGGTCGCGGCGCGGGAGGGGCTCGACCTACGCACCGTGCTCGGCGACGCGCGCGACCTGAGCCCGTTCCCGGACGCCTCGTTCGACCTTGTCGTCCACCCGGTCTCCAACCTGTTCATCCCGGAACTGGCGCCGGTCTGGCGCGAGTGCCACCGCGTGCTGCGCCCCGGCGGGACGCTGCTGTCCGGCTTCCTCAACCCGGACGTCTACCTCTTCGACGCCGAGTCCATGGAAGCGCGCGGCGAGCTGGTGGTACGCCACCGCCTGCCCTACAGCGACCTCACCCACCTGGAGCCCGCCGAGCGGGAACGGCTGTGGGGCCTCGACGCGCCGGTGGAGTACAGCCACACGCTCACCGATCAGCTCGGCGGGCAGATCGCGGCGGGCTTCGCCATCACCGGCTTCACCGAGGCGCCGCACCACTCGGACGCCACCGCCGGCTGGCTCTCCGGCTACTTCGCCACGAAAGCGGTCAAGGCCGGCGCCGGTCACTGA
- a CDS encoding lasso peptide biosynthesis B2 protein, translated as MHVLARVARLRVAVLRAVRRGAALATHRQALRARRDVTGSSTLCAGRYCLQRSLATALLCRMLGTWPTWCSGVRTPPFSAHARVEAEGRRVGEPADTASYRPLLTVPPTACEQAP; from the coding sequence ATGCATGTCCTGGCCCGTGTCGCCCGACTACGCGTCGCCGTTCTGCGGGCGGTACGACGGGGCGCGGCGCTCGCGACCCACCGACAGGCCCTCCGGGCCCGCCGGGATGTCACCGGCTCCAGCACCCTGTGCGCCGGCAGGTACTGCCTGCAGCGCTCGCTCGCCACGGCCCTGCTGTGCCGAATGCTCGGCACCTGGCCCACGTGGTGCAGCGGCGTACGCACCCCTCCCTTCAGCGCCCATGCCAGGGTCGAGGCCGAGGGCCGACGCGTGGGAGAGCCGGCCGACACCGCGTCGTACCGTCCCCTGCTCACCGTTCCTCCGACGGCATGCGAACAGGCCCCTTGA
- a CDS encoding alpha/beta hydrolase family protein has translation MRHGMLRSQDGWVTEIIAGLYMSPVEFLALLGAVVLVVTRWLPPALRPHVTIAAGTVFLLSGVVLSVLGIRWQMLPVLAGGAIASPFALSPLLRRRTSRPARRARWWLALPASVTCAGLIATGPVAAWAFPVPEFPEPSGDFAVGTRVVQWTDPRRPETFTTDPRDRRTVLVQLWYPARKDPAVTQRAQYLGRTEHEASIVSAALARQAGLPGFLVDGVPRARTQSVFNAPVAGGGGRFPVVLFSPGSGGVRTQNTAWAEELASHGYVVAALDHPYDSAAVVLAGGRTVHAEIASTGDRDKDAVLSAGWTAVRAADLGFVLTQLDRLGRGEIAGPLTGRLDTSRVAVTGHSMGGAAALQAARQDQRFDAVIDLDGYPHGPTSPSLHQPTLALTQAITPETDSRYIPRLTEALKRNTATSYRLTIPGTAHLSFMDGPLYLPPVPSMVGSLGRTESLHVVAATTLVFLDTTLRHEPGDLAGVLSAYGNLSVYRPDNSR, from the coding sequence ATGCGGCACGGCATGCTCCGCTCTCAGGATGGCTGGGTGACCGAGATCATCGCGGGGCTGTACATGTCCCCTGTGGAATTCCTTGCCTTGCTGGGAGCCGTCGTTCTGGTGGTGACACGCTGGCTTCCGCCGGCCCTCCGCCCACATGTCACGATCGCGGCGGGGACGGTTTTCCTGCTGTCCGGGGTCGTGCTGAGTGTGCTGGGAATCCGCTGGCAGATGCTGCCGGTACTGGCAGGCGGTGCCATCGCGTCGCCGTTCGCCCTCTCCCCCTTGCTGCGGCGCCGTACCAGCCGGCCGGCGCGGCGGGCCCGATGGTGGCTGGCATTGCCCGCGTCGGTGACATGCGCCGGCCTCATCGCTACGGGTCCGGTGGCTGCCTGGGCCTTTCCCGTACCCGAGTTCCCCGAGCCATCGGGTGACTTCGCGGTCGGCACCCGCGTGGTGCAATGGACCGACCCACGCCGTCCCGAGACCTTCACCACCGATCCTCGCGACCGGCGCACGGTCCTCGTCCAGCTCTGGTACCCCGCGCGAAAGGACCCCGCAGTCACGCAGCGGGCTCAGTACCTCGGACGCACCGAGCACGAGGCGAGCATCGTCTCCGCTGCCCTCGCCCGTCAGGCGGGCTTGCCTGGCTTCCTGGTCGACGGCGTGCCGCGTGCTCGCACCCAGTCGGTGTTCAATGCCCCGGTGGCCGGCGGGGGTGGGCGGTTCCCGGTCGTGCTGTTCTCTCCCGGGTCGGGCGGAGTGCGTACGCAGAACACCGCCTGGGCGGAGGAACTGGCCAGCCACGGCTATGTGGTCGCCGCCCTCGACCACCCGTACGACTCCGCCGCCGTCGTCCTCGCCGGCGGCCGAACGGTTCACGCCGAGATCGCCTCCACCGGAGACCGGGACAAGGACGCCGTGCTGTCGGCCGGCTGGACGGCTGTTCGGGCCGCCGACCTCGGCTTCGTCCTCACCCAGCTGGACCGTCTGGGCCGAGGTGAGATTGCCGGCCCGCTGACCGGACGCCTGGACACCAGCCGGGTCGCCGTCACCGGCCACTCCATGGGGGGCGCCGCCGCCCTGCAGGCCGCCCGGCAGGACCAGCGGTTCGACGCCGTCATCGATCTGGACGGCTACCCCCACGGCCCTACGTCCCCCTCCCTCCACCAGCCGACGCTCGCGCTCACCCAGGCCATCACTCCCGAAACCGACTCGCGTTACATACCCCGCCTCACCGAGGCACTCAAGCGCAACACGGCGACGAGCTACCGGCTCACCATCCCCGGCACCGCACACCTCAGCTTCATGGACGGCCCCCTGTATCTGCCGCCTGTGCCCTCGATGGTCGGCTCGCTGGGGCGCACAGAGAGCCTGCACGTCGTCGCCGCGACCACTCTCGTCTTCCTCGACACCACCCTGCGGCACGAACCCGGTGACCTGGCCGGCGTGCTGTCGGCGTACGGCAACCTCAGCGTCTACCGGCCGGACAACAGCCGCTGA
- a CDS encoding response regulator has translation MTDDAPIRLLLADDHPVVRAGLRAVLETEPGLVVMAEAATAEDAVTRAAAGDIDVVLMDLQFGKGMGGAEATAQITARPDAPRVLIVTTYDSDADTLPAIEAGATGYLLKDAPPEDLAAAVRTAAAGRTTLAPTVADRLLNRLRAPGTALTRRETEVLTLVADGLSNQAIGNRLHLTEGTVKSHLARIYAKLDVDSRTAAVATATDLGIIRR, from the coding sequence GTGACCGACGACGCCCCCATCCGCCTGCTCCTGGCCGACGACCACCCGGTCGTGCGGGCCGGGCTGCGCGCCGTGCTGGAAACCGAACCCGGCCTCGTGGTCATGGCCGAAGCCGCCACCGCCGAGGACGCCGTCACCCGCGCCGCCGCAGGCGACATCGATGTGGTGCTGATGGACCTGCAGTTCGGCAAGGGCATGGGCGGCGCCGAAGCCACCGCCCAGATCACCGCCCGGCCGGACGCCCCCCGCGTGCTGATCGTCACGACCTACGACTCCGACGCCGACACTCTGCCCGCCATCGAAGCCGGCGCCACCGGCTACCTCCTCAAGGACGCCCCGCCCGAGGACCTGGCTGCCGCCGTACGCACTGCCGCCGCCGGTCGCACCACTCTGGCGCCCACCGTCGCCGACCGGCTGCTGAACCGGCTACGTGCACCGGGCACCGCGCTGACCCGGCGGGAGACCGAAGTCCTCACCCTGGTCGCCGACGGCCTGTCCAACCAGGCCATCGGCAACCGCCTCCACCTGACCGAAGGCACCGTCAAATCGCACTTGGCCCGCATCTACGCCAAACTCGACGTCGACTCCCGCACCGCCGCCGTCGCCACCGCGACCGACCTCGGCATCATCCGCCGCTGA
- a CDS encoding ABC transporter permease: MFVAWRDLRFARGRFALMGTVIALITLLVGLLSGLTAGLGQQNISAITGLPADRIAFQAPSGGQELSYSNSTVTEAQWQQWSKASRVESAEPLGITTTKATAGDNSSGVSAFGVEPGSRLAPHSDKITGSAVVLSTAAADDLGVRAGDSLTLAGRRLEVAAVGGDAYFSHTPVIWTSLDTWQKTAPPSGGGQGPRATVIALNTTAKADVTATDHQAGTRTVSTDDSLSAIGSYTAENGSLQLMRGFLFAISALVIGAFFTVWTIQRSGDVAVLKALGASTARLLKDALGQAVVLLAGGTLTGTGIAAALGTFVAGSSVPFLLTPATVLLPAAVIILLGALGAALAIRRITSVDPLTALGSAR, encoded by the coding sequence GTGTTTGTCGCCTGGAGAGATCTGAGGTTCGCCAGAGGGCGTTTCGCGCTGATGGGGACCGTCATCGCGTTGATCACCCTGCTGGTCGGGCTGCTGTCGGGCCTGACGGCCGGACTGGGCCAGCAGAACATCTCCGCGATAACGGGACTGCCCGCCGACAGGATCGCCTTCCAGGCTCCCAGCGGTGGTCAGGAGCTGTCGTACTCGAACTCCACCGTGACGGAAGCGCAGTGGCAGCAGTGGTCCAAGGCGTCCCGTGTCGAGAGCGCCGAGCCGCTGGGGATCACCACGACCAAGGCCACCGCCGGAGACAACAGCAGTGGTGTCTCGGCCTTCGGCGTCGAGCCCGGCTCCCGCCTGGCCCCTCACAGCGACAAGATCACCGGCAGCGCGGTCGTGCTGTCCACCGCAGCCGCTGACGACCTTGGCGTGCGAGCCGGCGACTCCCTGACGCTGGCAGGCCGGCGGCTGGAGGTGGCCGCCGTCGGGGGCGACGCCTACTTCAGCCACACCCCGGTGATCTGGACCAGCCTGGACACCTGGCAGAAGACCGCACCGCCCTCCGGCGGCGGCCAGGGCCCGAGGGCCACCGTCATCGCCCTGAACACCACCGCCAAGGCCGATGTGACCGCCACCGACCACCAGGCCGGCACCAGAACGGTCTCCACCGACGACTCGCTGTCCGCGATCGGCTCCTACACCGCCGAGAACGGCTCTCTGCAGCTGATGCGCGGCTTCCTGTTCGCGATCTCGGCCCTCGTCATCGGCGCCTTCTTCACCGTCTGGACCATCCAGCGCAGCGGCGATGTCGCCGTCCTCAAGGCTCTGGGCGCCTCCACCGCGCGTCTGCTCAAGGATGCCCTCGGCCAGGCCGTCGTCCTGCTCGCCGGCGGCACCTTGACCGGCACGGGCATCGCCGCCGCCCTGGGCACATTCGTGGCCGGATCCAGCGTGCCCTTCCTTCTCACCCCTGCCACCGTCCTGCTCCCTGCCGCCGTGATCATCCTCCTCGGCGCACTCGGAGCAGCCCTGGCCATCCGCCGCATCACCTCCGTGGACCCGCTGACCGCCCTGGGGAGCGCCCGATGA
- a CDS encoding ABC transporter ATP-binding protein, producing the protein MSLTLTDVTLTYPDGDTRLTALDQVGLEVLKGSLTAVVGPSGSGKSSLLAVAATLITPDSGTVTLDGTSTTGLTRGELAELRRHKIGIVFQQPNLLPSLTAAEQLQVMATIAGRKPRTARTRALELLDAVGLIDQAGRRPHQLSGGQRQRVNIARALMNDPTVLLVDEPTSALDHERGAAVIDLITRLTHQQATATVLVTHDRTHLTAVDQIAEVHDGRLCLPASNR; encoded by the coding sequence ATGAGCCTGACCCTGACCGACGTCACCCTCACCTACCCCGACGGTGACACCCGCCTGACCGCTCTCGATCAGGTGGGCCTGGAGGTCCTCAAGGGCAGCCTGACCGCTGTGGTCGGTCCCTCCGGCTCAGGCAAGTCCAGCCTCCTCGCGGTCGCCGCCACCCTGATCACCCCCGACTCCGGCACCGTCACCCTCGATGGCACCTCCACCACCGGCCTGACCCGTGGCGAGCTGGCGGAGCTGCGCCGCCACAAGATCGGCATTGTCTTCCAGCAGCCCAACCTGCTGCCCTCCCTCACTGCCGCCGAACAGCTTCAGGTCATGGCCACGATCGCCGGGCGCAAACCGCGCACCGCCCGCACCCGCGCGCTGGAGCTCCTCGACGCGGTGGGTCTGATCGACCAGGCAGGCCGTCGCCCCCACCAGCTCTCCGGTGGCCAGCGCCAGCGCGTCAACATCGCCCGCGCCTTGATGAACGACCCCACCGTCCTCTTGGTCGACGAGCCCACCAGCGCGCTCGACCACGAACGCGGCGCCGCCGTCATCGACCTGATCACCCGCCTCACCCACCAGCAGGCCACAGCCACCGTCCTGGTCACCCACGACCGCACCCACCTCACCGCCGTCGACCAGATCGCCGAAGTCCACGACGGCCGCCTGTGCCTGCCGGCATCGAACCGCTGA